From a single Apium graveolens cultivar Ventura chromosome 2, ASM990537v1, whole genome shotgun sequence genomic region:
- the LOC141686025 gene encoding uncharacterized protein LOC141686025: MSEHTAKHMTWHKNREIKEGELSHPSDGDDWKNFDKRYPSFAKEFRNVRLGLSSDGFNPFGNSGNNVYTLWPVVVVVYNLPPSMCMKRPFMFMTLLIPGPDNPKKNLNVFLRPLMNELFILWQSGVETYDQHLKTNFIMKAALMWTISDFPALGMLSGWSTKGKMGCPVCVGNVQGFQLKNCGKCCFYGTYRTFLDKNDPMRKKNQKYATTELKVFDGRTKGEKLLSSLLQIDFAPPGNTFSKFKPRGYGVDHHWTHFSMFWELPYWASHDLRHCIDVMHTEKNVFENIFYTIVNDRIKTKDKKKSRADCKYLDVRRDLWIDEKGIMPKAPYTITRTQLRLLCDWISKLKLPDGCVSNISRCIKWDTLRITGFKSHDCHIFMQKLMPIAFREFLPSYIVEALAALSNIFLDICSSVLLREDLDVLEKHVVRTMCVLETVFPPALFDIMEHLLVHLIEECRLGGPVYYRWMYPFERLLKHMKDKVGNRARVEGSIAERYVEEEMINFSSFYFRSSINTVHNTARRNEVVVEAQEENVLEVFRYPLQTIGKHVVGYLNKSDLMIAEYYVLLNMPEVQPYIREFDAHIRANDPHISNERLESVQKTKFKPWFREKVENGVNYDLFKYLIDGPVCDIFSFQGCLVNRYKFHVNDGVFVKGTFHNDVLVNYYGQIEEIIKLIYGGGNFVYLFRCHWFDSVGNGVRVDKNRVVTIDVKSRLKSNEIFILASQAIQVYYAPGVLNPRSNLYTVVNCKNRPIDETTNEPNEEAFQENVSNASSSSFFIDFAQYDPIRIDRTQNMEEEEEEDEELQEDEEV; this comes from the exons ATGTCGGAGCATACGGCTAAACATATGACTTGGCACAAGAATAGAGAAATAAAAGAGGGAGAGCTAAGTCACCCCTCGGACGGAGATGATTGGAAAAATTTTGACAAGCGATACCCATCTTTTGCTAAGGAGTTTCGTAATGTTCGACTTGGATTGTCGAGTGATGGTTTCAATCCATTTGGAAATTCCGGAAATAATGTATACACATTGTGGCCGGTTGTAGTGGTCGTCTATAATCTACCTCCTTCTATGTGTATGAAAAGACCGTTCATGTTTATGACACTACTAATTCCCGGTCCGGATAATCCGAAAAAAAATCTCAATGTGTTTCTAAGGCCGCTTATGAACGAATTATTTATTTTGTGGCAAAGCGGGGTTGAAACTTATGATCAACATTTGAAaacaaatttcatcatgaaggcGGCACTTATGTGGACAATTAGTGATTTTCCCGCTTTAGGTATGCTTAGTGGTTGGTCAACAAAAGGGAAGATGGGATGCCCGGTTTGTGTTGGAAATGTACAAGGTTTCCAACTCAAGAATTGCGGAAAATGTTGTTTCTATGGAACATATCGAACATTTTTGGATAAAAATGATCCGATGcgaaagaaaaatcaaaaatatgCTACAACGGAACTTAAAGTGTTTGATGGTCGTACCAAGGGTGAGAAATTACTATCTTCTTTATTGCAAATAGATTTCGCTCCACCCGGAAACACTTTTAGTAAATTCAAGCCTAGGGGCTATGGAGTAGATCATCATTGGACCCACTTTTCAATGTTTTGGGAACTACCGTATTGGGCATCTCATGATCTACGACATTGTATTGATGTTATGCATACCGAGAAGAATGTGTTTGAGAATATATTTTACACAATTGTAAATGATCGTATCAAGACtaaagataaaaaaaaatcaaggGCGGATTGCAAATATCTAGATGTACGACGTGATTTGTGGATCGATGAAAAGGGGATCATGCCTAAAGCACCTTACACAATTACTAGAACTCAACTCCGGCTTTTGTGTGATTGGATCTCTAAACTTAAACTTCCCGATGGATGTGTCTCGAATATATCCCGTTGTATCAAATGGGATACTTTAAGAATTACCGGTTTTAAATCGCATGATTGTCATATTTTCATGCAAAAGTTAATGCCAATTGCTTTTCGTGAATTTTTACCATCTTATATTGTGGAAGCTCTCGCCGCTCTTTCAAATATTTTCCTTGATATTTGCTCATCCGTTTTACTACGTGAAGATTTGGATGTCTTGGAAAAACATGTAGTGAGGACAATGTGTGTGCTCGAAACCGTCTTTCCACCGGCTTTATTTGACATTATGGAACACTTACTTGTACACTTGATTGAAGAATGTAGACTCGGAGGACCGGTTTACTATCGTTGGATGTACCCTTTTGAGCGATTGTTGAAGCATATGAAAGATAAGGTCGGCAATAGAGCACGGGTGGAAGGTTCAATTGCGGAGAGATATGTTGAGGAAGAAATGATCAATTTTTCTTCATTTTACTTTCGCTCTTCCATAAACACGGTTCATAATACCGCACGTCGTAATGAAGTTGTGGTTGAAGCACAAGAAGAAAATGTTTTAGAAGTTTTTAGATATCCTCTTCAAACTATTGGGAAGCACGTTGTTGGGTATTTAAATAAaagtgatttgatgattgcagaATATTATGTGCTACTAAATATGCCGGAAGTTCAACCGTACATTCG GGAATTTGATGCCCACATACGTGCGAATGATCCACATATATCAAATGAAAGATTGGAGTCGGTCCAAAAAACCAAATTTAAGCCTTGGTTTAGAGAAAAG GTTGAAAATGGTGTAAACTATGACCTTTTCAAATATTTGATTGATGGGCCGGTATGCGATATTTTCTCTTTTCAAGGTTGTTTGGTTAATAGATATAAGTTTCATGTTAATGATGGGGTTTTTGTTAAAGGCACTTTTCACAATGATGTTCTTGTTAATTACTATGGTCAAATAGAAGAAATTATTAAGCTTATCTATGGAGGAGGaaattttgtttatttatttagaTGTCATTGGTTTGATAGTGTTGGAAATGGTGTTCGGGTTGATAAAAATCGTGTTGTGACTATTGATGTGAAATCAAGGTTGAAGTCGAATGAAATATTTATTTTGGCTAGTCAAGCAATTCAAGTATACTATGCTCCCGGTGTATTGAATCCTCGGAGCAATTTGTATACCGTTGTGAATTGTAAAAATCGCCCTATTGATGAAACTACTAATGAACCAAATGAAGAGGCTTTTCAAGAGAATGTATCAAATGCGTCTTCATCGTCCTTTTTTATTGATTTCGCACAATATGATCCCATTCGAATTGATCGAACTCAAAATAtggaagaagaagaggaagaagatgaaGAATTACAAGAAGACGAAGAAGTTTAA